From Deltaproteobacteria bacterium, a single genomic window includes:
- a CDS encoding flagellar biosynthetic protein FliP: GFLIYIPFLVLDMVVASVLLSMGMMMLPPVMISLPFKLLLFVLVDGWNLLVGSLVKSFM, encoded by the coding sequence CGGGTTTCTTATCTATATTCCTTTTCTGGTGTTGGACATGGTTGTGGCTTCCGTTCTGTTGAGCATGGGAATGATGATGCTGCCGCCTGTCATGATCTCGTTGCCGTTCAAGCTACTTTTGTTCGTACTGGTGGACGGCTGGAATCTGTTGGTGGGTTCTTTGGTGAAAAGCTTTATGTAA
- the fliQ gene encoding flagellar biosynthesis protein FliQ, with the protein MTPEFIVGFASETIKVVLLVSAPMLGLGLAVGLIISIFQSVTQIQEMTLTFVPKIVVVMLALLFFAPWMMETLLDFTRKILQGFPMYVR; encoded by the coding sequence ATGACCCCGGAGTTTATTGTCGGATTTGCGAGTGAGACGATTAAGGTCGTGCTTTTGGTTTCCGCGCCGATGTTAGGGCTCGGCTTGGCCGTCGGTCTTATCATAAGTATTTTTCAGTCGGTTACGCAGATACAGGAAATGACACTGACGTTCGTTCCGAAAATCGTGGTGGTGATGTTGGCGCTGCTGTTTTTTGCACCATGGATGATGGAAACACTCTTGGATTTCACTAGAAAAATACTTCAAGGGTTTCCCATGTACGTGAGATGA